The sequence TCTTTGGGGAGGTCCTCGCTGTCCTCGGTGAAGACGAACAGCAGGTACGCTTCGACGTCTTCGCTCGCGTTCGGGAGCGAGGTGATGTAGTCGGCCTGTGCCAGCGCACGATCTTCGTTGGTGTCGACCGGTGCGAGAACGCGGTACATACCACCACGTTCGAACGACTGACTAATAAAGTCGACTCTCAATTCCCGTGGCGCCGGGGACACAACGACTATGGCTCCGCCCCCCGTATCCCTGACCGATGGACGACGAGTCGGTCTCTCGCGGCTCGCTGCTCGGACTCGCTGGGCTTGCGAGTCTGTGCTGTGTCGGTCCCGGCGCGGCAGCGCTGACTGGCAGCGCTGCGGCTGGCGGACTCCTCCTCGGGCTCAGCCAGGCACTCGTAATCGGCCTGACGCTCCTCACGGTCGGTCTCGTCGTCAGGTGGCGACTGGGCTGTTCGCAGTGCTCTTCCTGATCGCCGACCCGGGGTCGAATCGACTGCTCATGCGGATTCCTGTACCGATGTCCCGGCGCGACCGCCGTCCGGGTCGCGGTTGCGCCGGAACTGACGGACAGTAAACCGTATCAGTGGGTGTCGTCACGCTCGCGAAGCGTTTTCCGTCTGATCTTTCCGGTCGTCGTCGTCGGCAGTTCGTCGACGAACTCGACGTACTGAGGATACTCGTACTCGGCGAGACGGTCGCGCACGAGGTCGCGTATCTCCTCGCGGAGGGTATCGGGCTCGTAGTCGTCACCTGCAGGCTGGACGAACGCCTTGATCGCCTCGCCGCGAGTCTCGTCGGGGACGCCGACGACGCCGGCCTGTTCGGCCGCCGGGTGCTGGAGAATGGCTTCCTCGACTTCCATCGGTCCGACGCGGTAGCCACTCGTGAGAATCACGTCGTCGGCCCGCGAGACGAACCACAGGTAGCCGTCGGCGTCGCGCTCGACGAGGTCGCCCGTGCGAAACCACCTCTCGTCGGTCTGCTTTGCGGCCGTCTTCTCGGGCAGTCCCCAGTACTCGTCGAAGAACACCCGGCGGTCACCCGGCCTGACGGCGAGTTCGCCGACCTCGCCGGTCTCGACGTCCTCGAGCGTCTCGGGGTCGAGCACCCGAACGTCGTAGCCCGGGAGCGGCCGGCCCATACTCCCCGGGCGCGTCTCGAACCAGGTGTCGGAGTTGCCGACGACGAGGTTGAGTTCCGTCTGACCGTAGAAGTCGTTGATCGCCACCTCAGCGAAGGTCTCTGCGACCCACTCGACGACCTCCGAGGTAAGCGGTTCACCGGCCGAGGCGAACGTCTCGAGTGCGAGGTCGTACTCGGCTTCGGGGTCGTCGACGCCCATCAGCATCCGGAGTGCAGTCGGCGGCATGAACGCCTTCGTCACGCCATGACGTTCCATCAACTCGTAGACGTCGTCGGGATCGAACCCCTCTCGAGGCCAGCCGACGACGGTGCAGCCGTGGTGCCAGGCGGCAAAGAGCGTGCCACCGAGGGCAGCCCCCCAGGCCCAGTCGGCGGGCGTCCACAGGGTCGCCTCGCCCTCCGCGAGGCCCTGATCGAAGTAGTTGAACGCCGCGGCGGCCCGCCCGAGCCAGAGTGCGTGGCTGTGCAGGACGCCCTTCGGCGGCCCCGTCGACCCACTCGTGTACATGATCGCCGATGGTGTTTCGGGGGTCGCGTCGTGGACGTCGAATCCGGGCTCGTGACGCGAGACGAGGTCAGCGAAGGCGTGGGTGGTCGCACCGTCCTGTTCATCGCCCGCCCCCGCGACCGACTCGCTATTCCCGAGTTCGATCACGTGCTCGAGCGCCGGACACTCCGAACGGACAGCATCGACTGTCTCGCGTACGCTCGGGTCGACGACGACCGCTGTCGCCTCGCTATCTGCGAGTCGGTACTGGATAGCGTCCCGGCCGAACAGCCGTGTCAGCGGCACGGAGACGGCCCCGACCTTCCAGTTCGCGAGGTGAGTGATCGGGTTCTGGGGTTTCTGTGGAACGACGACGCCGACGCGGTCGCCCGGTTCGACGCCGAGCTCGGCAAGCGCCGCCGCGAGTCGGTCTGATCGATCGTCGAGGTCGTCGAAGGAGTAAGTCTCGAGGCCGTCGGGGCCCTCGTACCGGAGCGCGGTCCGGCTCGTGTCCTCGTGTTTCCGCAGGAAGTCGACTGCCGGGTTGAACGACTCGGGGAGGTCCCACGCGAACGCCTCGCGGGCCTGCTCGTAGTCGTCGAACGCCGGCATGACGGTCCAGTTCATAGCGGGGAGGTTCTTCCGGCGGGTGGGTGATTCTTTCGGGTTCGGCGTGGGCCGTGAGAACGTCGTTCCTGCGTGGACGCAGTCAGTCTCCGGGACCAGTAGAACGTGCCAGCCCTCCAGCCAACGGGAGGACGGGAAAGCTGTTAGGCGCGCCCATTATGTCGCCCGCGGGCCTGTAACTGGCAATGATCGAAACCGACGTCGCCGTCGTCGGCGGCGGAATCGGGGGTCTCACCACTGCACACGAACTCGCCGAACGCGGCTTCGACGTGACCGTCCTCGAGGCGACCGATCGGTTCGGCGGCAAGGCCGGGTCGGTGCCGGCGACGATCGAAGCACCGTCGGAACCTTCGTCCGAGTTACCGGCGGATCGACCACCGCTCCACGGCGAACACGGCTTTCGCTTTTTCCCCGCCTTCTACCGACACGTGACCGATACGATGGCGCGAATCCCCGACGGCGGGGGTACCGTCGCCGACAACCTCGTCGAGACCGAGGCCACGTTGATCGCGAACGTCGACGGACCAGCACAGATCGCCGAAACCCGGACGCCCGAGACACTCCAGGACTGGCTCGAGGCGCTGCGCCCGGCGTTCGCCGAGGACCTTCCCCCGGCGGACGTCCGATTCCTGCTGGAACGATTACTGTACCTGCTGACCGCCTGCGAGACCCGCCGCGAGGAGGAACTCGACGACGTCTCCTGGTGGACGTTCATCGACGCCGAGAACCGCTCGCCGGAGTTTCGCGATCGGCTCGCCTACGCCACGCAGGCGCTGGTCGCACTTCGCCCGCAGGCTGGCAGCGCCCGGACGATCGGCACGATCTACCTCCAGTTGCTCTTCGGGCAACTCGATCCAACCCGGCCGACCGAGCGAATCCTGAACGCACCGACCAGCGTCGCCTGGATCGACCCCTGGGTAGAGTACCTCGAGGGGCTGGGTGTCGACTGCCGGGCGAACGCGCCCGCGCGTCGGCTCGAGTTCGACGGCCGCCGGATCACCGCAGTCGAACTGGTCGACGGCGAGACTGTCGTCGCGAGCGAGTTCGTCCTCGCGGTGCCCGTCGAGGTCGCCCCCGCGTTCGTCACGCCCGACCTGGCCCGCGTGGCTCCGGAACTGGACCGGATCGAGCGCCTCGAGACGGCCTGGATGAACGGGATCCAGTTCTATCTCGCCGAAGACGTCGAACTGACGCGGGGCCACCAGGTGTACGCCGACTCGCCGTGGGCGTTGACCTCGATCTCTCAGCGCCAGTTCTGGCGCGACGACGAGTACGACGTGCGTCGTCGTGGCCCCGACGCGGTCGAGGGCGTCCTCTCGGTGATCGCCTCCGACTGGGAGACGCCGGGAACCCTGCACGGAAAACCGGCCAGAGAGTGCACTCGAGAGGAGATCGCGACCGACATCTGGGCCCAGCTGAAAGCGCACCTGAACGCGACCTCGCCGACGCTGTCGGACGACCTGCTCGTCGACTGGTTCCTCGACCCGGCGATCGTCGAAACCGACGCGGGCGTCGCAAACCAGTCGCCGCTGCTGATCAACACCGTCGGCTCGCTCCGGAACCGACCGCCGGCGGACATCGCTATCCCGAACCTCACGCTCGCGGCCGACTACGTGCGGACGGACACCGATCTCGCGTCGATGGAGTCGGCCAACGAAGCCGGTCGTCGGGCGGCGAACGCCATCCTCGAGCGCCGGGGGTTCGGACGCGGGGCCGGAACCGACGTGGGAACCACAGCGAGGGCGCAGATCTGGGCCCTCGAGGAACCGGCCCCGTTCGAACCGTTCAAGCGGCAGGATCGGATTCAGTATCGGCTCGGGCTCCCGCATCCCGCCGAGGTCACCCAGTCAGTCCGGGTGCTCGCCGGGCGGCTCAGTGGACGAGCTTGAGTGATCTCTTCGAACGGAACTGAGAGAACGGCTCTGTTGAAACCCTTGATTGATGATGCATTTCAGCAGTTCTGCTGAATTGAGAGCGCGAATGTCGTACGAGATCTGACTTGATTTGCGATGACCGTGATCGCTCGATGCAAGGAACGTATGATCATCCCATTCGTCAACACTCTACCGGCGCGACGTTCTCCATCGGCGGTTCGCCATCAGGAATTCCGAGGGCAAACACGTACGCTCTCGCCTCCTCCGTCTCGCTGGGATTGAACGAATTGACGACATCTCCGTCGTCAAGGAGTGACTCACCCGCTGTGTATGTACGAGACACGCAATCTCGCTCGAAAATCACTTCGAGTTCTCCCTCAACAATGTTGAGAATAAGTGGCCCCGGGTGGGTGTGCCACCCCCCTGTGCCTCCCGGCTCCCAGCGAGCTTCGAGGAACATGGTGGTGGAGGCATCGTCCAACTCAACCACGATGGGTTCATCAACTTCGTGATAGCTGGCCTCGAGCGTCGCGGTCACGTCGTCCGGGAAGGGTGCGTGTGCTGCAAGCAGTTCGGTCTCGAATCCCTCGGGTTCATCGACGTTGTCGCTTTCTTCGACATCGTTACTGTCAGCGGCGTCTTCTTCGTCTACAGCGGCGGTCGTAGCGGTACCCATACCGAGCGCGCCCGCTGCGACAGCGCTGGCTTTCAGCACTGTTCTGCGTAACACATCGTCGATTGGTTCATTGTCGGAAGTCATAGGAGCACTCTTGTTTGTATCGCTTTCCGCGAACCGAACTACGAGAAACGAGTACAGATAGCTATTCACTGCCAGTTCAGCAGTCGTCGATTGCACTGCAACAGCATACACCTGATCATCGCCTGCACGGTCGTCAGAGACTGCAGAAATTGCAGAAGATAGCCATCTAACTTTCCGCATAGTAGCGGTTCTCGTTGGGACGGTGAAAAGATGCAAACATCAGAAATACGGAAAGTCACGTGTCCGAAGTGTGGAGAATTCAGTAACGTTTCAGTCACCGAAGCGGACGTGGAACTAATAACCAGCCCGTACAGACGTGCGTTCGGCGACTACACGAAAATCGAATGCCTGGGCGGGCACATCTTCTGGGTCTACTACTGTTAACTGAACGCGTTTGCTATTAGTCGTTCAGTTTGCAGGTACACGTGGCTGATTCAGCATAGATCAGTCGGAAGAAACGAAGGTCTTTTGCTACATATCCTCTGGATGTTGCACGACCATTCTGCCAGCTACTGGATAGGTCGAGCGAAGCGTGCTGAGTAGATAGCGCAAGTCGGTCACTGGCAGTTTGTCCCTCCCCCTAGATCAGGATCGCTACAAGCAGCGTCTTTTCCCGACACAGGGACGAAGCGACAACCGATGGAAGTCCCAGAGGTAAATGCGGCTGTGGCATTCGGATTACTGACGATGGTTTCGTGGGGTATCTGGATCGTCGTGGGGAACGCTGCGTCAGAGTCCATCGACCCGGCGACGGCTGCTGCGATATCGTATCTCGTCGCAGCCATCCTCGCAGTCGGGTACGTTTTCGTGTCAGGTGCCTCACTGGCCATCACGCCACGAGGCGGGGCGCTCGCTGGCGTGGCTGGAATGTTCGCCGGTATTGGCTTCGTCTCGATGTACATCGGCCTCTCACGTGGCTCGACGACGGTCGTCTCGACGCTCGGTGCCATGTATTTCGTCGTCGCAGCGTTCATCGGAATGGCTGTGCTTGGAGACGAAATTACCGTAACGAGAGTCGCAGGGCTCCTGCTCGCGGGCGTCGGTATCATCCTCGTCGCTCGATAACCGAGCCGTTCACTCCAACTATAGTAACAATTGCAACGATTCACACTGATCGCCGATCCGTCTGGTGATCAGGTGTGCACTGACTTGCAGTCGCTACGATAGCTGACCAATAGAAACTCGAGACCGCTCCCCTGCCGTCACTCGCTCGAGCCGCCGGGGGTCCACTCGCCGTCGAACTCCTCGTGGAGGTACGGTTTGGCGTTCTCACCGGCGTAGGTGGCGACGCGGTGGCCGTCGCCCTCGAGGTGGTACTTGTAGGTGGTCAGCCCCTCGAGGCCGACGGGGCCGCGGGCGTGGATCTTGCCGGTGGAGATGCCCACCTCGGCGCCGAGGCCGTAGCGGAAGCCGTCCGCGAAGCGCGTCGAGGCGTTGTGGAAGACGCTCGCGGAATCGAGGCTGCGCATGAACCGGCCGGCGCGTCCGTCGTCCTCGGTGACGATCGACTCGGTGTGTTTCGAGCCGTAGGTGGTGATGTGCTCGAGTGCGGCCTCGAGCGAGTCGACGACTTTGATCGAGAGCTCGAGGTCGCCGTACTCGGTCGCCCAGTCTTCGTCGGTCGCAGCGCCGACGTCGACGACATCGCGGACGCGGTCGTCGCCGCGGAGGTCGACGCCTGCCTCCTCGTACTGAGCGACCATCTCGGGGAGGAAGTCGGCGGCGACGTCTTCGTGGACGAGCAGCGTCTCGACGGCGTTACAGACTGCGGGGTACTGCACCTTCGCGTCGAAGGCGATCTCGGTGGCCATCTCGAGGTCGGCGGCGTCGTCGACGTAGACGTGACAGATCCCTTCGGTGTGCCCGAGCACGGGAATCGAGGTGTTGTCCTGGATGTACTGGACGAACTCCGAGCTTCCGCGGGGCATCAACAGGTCGATCTGTTCGTCCATCTCGAGCAACGCCTGAACGTCCTCGCGGGCTTCGATCAGCTGGGCCCAGCCGTCGGGCAGGTCGGCGGTGGCCTCCTCGATGATCTCGTAGAGCACGCGGTTCGAGTGGCTGGCCTCGCTGCCACCCTTCAGGATGACGGCGTTACCGGACTTCAGGCTGAGCGCGGCGATCTGGACCAGCGCGTCGGGGCGGGATTCGAAGACCGTCCCGACGACGCCGATCGGCACGGCGACCCTGTACAGTTCGAGGTCCTCGTCGAGGCGTCGCGACTCGAGGGTCTTCCCGAGGGGGTCGTCCTGCTCGGCGACGCTGCGGACCATCTCGCTGATGTCCTCGAGTTTCGACGGCGAGAGCTTCAGCCGGTCGACCAGCGCCTGACTGTACTCGCCTTCTGCGAGCAGTTTCTCGCCTGCCCCGACGTCCTTTTCGTTGGCCGTGAGGATCTCGTCGTGGCGCTCGTCGATCGCGTCGGCGATCGCCTGCAGGCCCGCTCGCCGCTGCTCGTCAGAGAGCTGGGCGAGCTCGAGGGCTGCGTCCTGTGCCTCCTGTACTTTGGCTGCTGCGTTTTCAGTCATGGATGACACCGTTGATAGGAACGAATACTGTGCCCACTGGCTTGGCACCAGCGATTTTCTCGAGCACGTCGGGTTCGGTCGAGCGGGCGATGATCGCCGGGATGCCGTGTTCGCTGACCTCGCGTGCACCGCTGACTTTCGTCTGGATGCCGCCGAAGACCGTCGTCGAACTCTCGTCGATGATCTCCTCGACGGCGTCGTAGTTTCGCCCGACGGCCTCGATCAACTCGGCGTCGGGGTCGCGTTCGGGGTTGCCGGTGTAGACCCCGTCGACGTCGGTCAGCGTCACGAGCAGGTCGACGTCGACGCCGATGGCGACCGACGCCGAGAGCATGTCGTTGTCGCCGATCCGGATCTCCGTGGTCGCCACCGCGTCGTTCTCGTTGACGATCGGGACGATACCCCACTCGAGCAGCGTCTCGATCGTGTTCCGGACGTTCGTAAAGCGCTCGGGGTTCTCGAGGTCGTGCTGGGTGAGCAGGAGCTGGGCGATCTTGCGGTCGTAGCGGTCGAAACTCTCGGTGTAGCGCTGCATCAGGTAGCTCTGGCCGACCGTCGACAGCGCCTGTGATTCCTCGACGGTATCGCTGTCGTAGCCGACCCGACCGATGCCAGCACCCACCGCACCCGAGGAGACGAGGATCACGTCCTTGTCCTGTGCGTGGAGGTCGGCGATGTCGTCGACCAGCTTGTCGAGTTTCTCGTCGTCTAGGTTCGACTCGGCGTCAGTCAGCGAGTTCGTCCCGGCCTTGACGACGACGCGGTCGGCGTCGGCGGCGAGCGCGCGGGTCTGTTCGACCTCCTCGGGGTCGACGCCGTTTTTCACCGATTCCTGCCAGTCGGTATCGTTACTCATCGTCCCCCGCGAGTTCTCTCGAGCGTCGTTCGGCCGCGAGGACGGCGTCGGTGACGGCCTCGTCGGCGGTGCTGTCCCACAGGACTTCCATCCCCTCGATGGTCGTCCCGTTCGGCGAGCAGACGGCGTCGATCAGGTCGTCGATCGACCGCTCCGATCGCAGGACGGTCTCGGCGGCACCCTTGAACGTCTGGGCGGCCAGCGTTCGGGCCTCCTCGGGCTCGAGGCCGCGCTCGACGCCGGCGTCTTGCATCGCCCCGAGCAAGTAGAAGACGAACGCCGGGCCGCTGCCATTGACTGCCGTCGCGATGTCCATCTGGGATTCGTCGACGGCGACGAACTCGCCGACGTCGTCGAGTAGCTCCTCGACCACGGCGGGGATCTCCTCGCCAGTCACCGCAGCGGCCATATTCTGTGTCGCGGCCGCCAGATTCGGCATGACGCGGACCACGCTCGCCTCGGTCTGCGGCTCGAGCCGGTCCGTCCGGACCCCGGCCGCGATCGAGACGAGGGTTTGCTCCGGCGAGAGATCGATCTCCTCGAGCACGACGTCGACGATGTCGGGTTTGACCGCCAGTACGACGACGTCGGCCGCGGCGGCGACGCCGGTGTCGTCGGTCGTCTCGTCGACGAACTCGGCGACGGCCTCGCGGGCGTCCGGATCGAGGTCACACGCCGTCAGCGTGTACCCGTCTGCCTTCGAGAGCCCCTCGAGCAGGGCACCGCCCATGTTTCCACAGCCGATGACGCTCACGTGAATCATCCTTGGTACAAGCAAGGTGGGCAGGCAGACATACACCTTTGGCTTTTCGTCCGGAGCTCGAGGGCGGTCGTAATTGGGTGGGTTGGAAGCGAGTGGTATGTGGACATCACCAATATTCACCCAAGAGAACGGCGCTGTGAAAACTACGATACAGTAACAGTTTGACTGTGGTTAAATTGAATCTTAGTATGGGTCGATACAGGCCAGAAAAAGGTTGATAAATTTATTACCCCCTCGAATCGTAAGAGTGATCAGATGGGTATACAGCGATTGTGGACTCAAATTGGGGACTGGCTCCGAAACCGCTCACGTGTCACGTTTTCTGTTGTGACATCCTCCGCGCCGTGAACGGCGCGGCTTCCCGGCATGGGAATACCAGCTACGTTTCGCTGTTGCTGGCAGAGGGTTCCGACCCGTGGAAAGTCGAGAGAGTCATCTGCGAGGGTTCCTCGCTCGTCTCTCGGTGTCGTTCGAAAGACGCGTCGCGTCTTTCGTGATCACGAGACGGCTCCGCCGTCTCGAACGAGGTCGTGGCGCTGTCACAGGCGCTCCCATCCCGTGAGATGTCATCGCCCGCCGGTTTCAGCGGCAGGCTCTCACCCCACGGGTCATGGCGGCCAGCGATGTTGACCGCCGCGTTGATGTCTGCGTGGTACTCCGATACCCAACACTCGTCGTTCTGGCACCGGAACACGTCACCGTTCCGGTGCCCGACGTGACCGCACTCGTGACACGTCTGACTCGTGTACTCTGGTCGGACGTATTCGACCGGAAGCCCTGCCTCTCGTGCCTTGTCATCGATGCGCTGTTGAAGCCGAGCGAACGCCCATGCGTGGAGTCGTCGGTTCATCCACTCACCGTAATCGAGGTCTTCACGGATGTCCGAAAGATCTTCCAGCACAAGCACTGGCTTCTCGAATCGACAAGCATACTCGACAGCACGTCGAGACGCCTTCTCGATGATGTCTGTGAGTGCGTTCTGGTAGTGGTCGAATCGCTCGTCTATCCGCCACTGTGAGGCGTCACGCTCTTGGAGTCGCTTGAGCGTCGTGAACATCTCTTTGCGAAGGTGACGAGCGCGACCACCGTTGATTTGTCGCTTGTCTCGTTGTCCGAGTCC is a genomic window of Natrarchaeobaculum aegyptiacum containing:
- a CDS encoding acyl-CoA synthetase is translated as MNWTVMPAFDDYEQAREAFAWDLPESFNPAVDFLRKHEDTSRTALRYEGPDGLETYSFDDLDDRSDRLAAALAELGVEPGDRVGVVVPQKPQNPITHLANWKVGAVSVPLTRLFGRDAIQYRLADSEATAVVVDPSVRETVDAVRSECPALEHVIELGNSESVAGAGDEQDGATTHAFADLVSRHEPGFDVHDATPETPSAIMYTSGSTGPPKGVLHSHALWLGRAAAAFNYFDQGLAEGEATLWTPADWAWGAALGGTLFAAWHHGCTVVGWPREGFDPDDVYELMERHGVTKAFMPPTALRMLMGVDDPEAEYDLALETFASAGEPLTSEVVEWVAETFAEVAINDFYGQTELNLVVGNSDTWFETRPGSMGRPLPGYDVRVLDPETLEDVETGEVGELAVRPGDRRVFFDEYWGLPEKTAAKQTDERWFRTGDLVERDADGYLWFVSRADDVILTSGYRVGPMEVEEAILQHPAAEQAGVVGVPDETRGEAIKAFVQPAGDDYEPDTLREEIRDLVRDRLAEYEYPQYVEFVDELPTTTTGKIRRKTLRERDDTH
- a CDS encoding hydroxysqualene dehydroxylase, which encodes MIETDVAVVGGGIGGLTTAHELAERGFDVTVLEATDRFGGKAGSVPATIEAPSEPSSELPADRPPLHGEHGFRFFPAFYRHVTDTMARIPDGGGTVADNLVETEATLIANVDGPAQIAETRTPETLQDWLEALRPAFAEDLPPADVRFLLERLLYLLTACETRREEELDDVSWWTFIDAENRSPEFRDRLAYATQALVALRPQAGSARTIGTIYLQLLFGQLDPTRPTERILNAPTSVAWIDPWVEYLEGLGVDCRANAPARRLEFDGRRITAVELVDGETVVASEFVLAVPVEVAPAFVTPDLARVAPELDRIERLETAWMNGIQFYLAEDVELTRGHQVYADSPWALTSISQRQFWRDDEYDVRRRGPDAVEGVLSVIASDWETPGTLHGKPARECTREEIATDIWAQLKAHLNATSPTLSDDLLVDWFLDPAIVETDAGVANQSPLLINTVGSLRNRPPADIAIPNLTLAADYVRTDTDLASMESANEAGRRAANAILERRGFGRGAGTDVGTTARAQIWALEEPAPFEPFKRQDRIQYRLGLPHPAEVTQSVRVLAGRLSGRA
- a CDS encoding cupin, whose translation is MRKVRWLSSAISAVSDDRAGDDQVYAVAVQSTTAELAVNSYLYSFLVVRFAESDTNKSAPMTSDNEPIDDVLRRTVLKASAVAAGALGMGTATTAAVDEEDAADSNDVEESDNVDEPEGFETELLAAHAPFPDDVTATLEASYHEVDEPIVVELDDASTTMFLEARWEPGGTGGWHTHPGPLILNIVEGELEVIFERDCVSRTYTAGESLLDDGDVVNSFNPSETEEARAYVFALGIPDGEPPMENVAPVEC
- a CDS encoding EamA family transporter codes for the protein MEVPEVNAAVAFGLLTMVSWGIWIVVGNAASESIDPATAAAISYLVAAILAVGYVFVSGASLAITPRGGALAGVAGMFAGIGFVSMYIGLSRGSTTVVSTLGAMYFVVAAFIGMAVLGDEITVTRVAGLLLAGVGIILVAR
- a CDS encoding glutamate-5-semialdehyde dehydrogenase, producing the protein MTENAAAKVQEAQDAALELAQLSDEQRRAGLQAIADAIDERHDEILTANEKDVGAGEKLLAEGEYSQALVDRLKLSPSKLEDISEMVRSVAEQDDPLGKTLESRRLDEDLELYRVAVPIGVVGTVFESRPDALVQIAALSLKSGNAVILKGGSEASHSNRVLYEIIEEATADLPDGWAQLIEAREDVQALLEMDEQIDLLMPRGSSEFVQYIQDNTSIPVLGHTEGICHVYVDDAADLEMATEIAFDAKVQYPAVCNAVETLLVHEDVAADFLPEMVAQYEEAGVDLRGDDRVRDVVDVGAATDEDWATEYGDLELSIKVVDSLEAALEHITTYGSKHTESIVTEDDGRAGRFMRSLDSASVFHNASTRFADGFRYGLGAEVGISTGKIHARGPVGLEGLTTYKYHLEGDGHRVATYAGENAKPYLHEEFDGEWTPGGSSE
- the proB gene encoding glutamate 5-kinase; the encoded protein is MSNDTDWQESVKNGVDPEEVEQTRALAADADRVVVKAGTNSLTDAESNLDDEKLDKLVDDIADLHAQDKDVILVSSGAVGAGIGRVGYDSDTVEESQALSTVGQSYLMQRYTESFDRYDRKIAQLLLTQHDLENPERFTNVRNTIETLLEWGIVPIVNENDAVATTEIRIGDNDMLSASVAIGVDVDLLVTLTDVDGVYTGNPERDPDAELIEAVGRNYDAVEEIIDESSTTVFGGIQTKVSGAREVSEHGIPAIIARSTEPDVLEKIAGAKPVGTVFVPINGVIHD
- the proC gene encoding pyrroline-5-carboxylate reductase → MIHVSVIGCGNMGGALLEGLSKADGYTLTACDLDPDAREAVAEFVDETTDDTGVAAAADVVVLAVKPDIVDVVLEEIDLSPEQTLVSIAAGVRTDRLEPQTEASVVRVMPNLAAATQNMAAAVTGEEIPAVVEELLDDVGEFVAVDESQMDIATAVNGSGPAFVFYLLGAMQDAGVERGLEPEEARTLAAQTFKGAAETVLRSERSIDDLIDAVCSPNGTTIEGMEVLWDSTADEAVTDAVLAAERRSRELAGDDE